One Natronolimnobius sp. AArcel1 genomic region harbors:
- a CDS encoding GtrA family protein, which yields MRLRALRSRSRFTQFAGVGLVGATVDNVVLFALVELTVLGPVMAKVISWELAIMVIFAINERWTFSSYGEMGVRPLGRRFLRSNAVRFAGFLVTLTVLAILYYQFGVWYMAANVIGMGVGFFVNYTCESLYTWEVHQG from the coding sequence ATGCGACTTCGTGCACTGCGCTCGCGGAGTCGCTTCACTCAGTTTGCGGGTGTGGGGCTTGTGGGAGCAACAGTAGACAACGTTGTGTTGTTTGCGTTAGTCGAACTCACCGTGTTGGGGCCAGTCATGGCCAAAGTGATTTCGTGGGAGTTAGCAATCATGGTGATCTTCGCGATCAACGAGCGATGGACGTTCTCGAGCTACGGCGAGATGGGTGTCCGACCGCTCGGACGACGGTTTTTGCGGTCGAATGCGGTGCGATTTGCGGGCTTTCTGGTGACGCTGACCGTGTTGGCGATCCTCTATTACCAGTTCGGCGTCTGGTACATGGCAGCGAACGTCATCGGCATGGGAGTTGGCTTTTTTGTCAACTACACGTGTGAATCACTCTACACGTGGGAAGTCCATCAGGGGTAA
- a CDS encoding HAH_0734 family protein: protein MKRLIIYGDPGIRKGAIIEHEGEELVCFGINRNGEWHGPDRVQLWCTVGADAEYEDFAKRNFLPHFLDVDRVDAEDVAVVQASGELAL, encoded by the coding sequence ATGAAGCGGCTCATCATCTACGGCGACCCCGGTATCCGGAAGGGAGCCATCATCGAACACGAGGGAGAAGAGTTGGTCTGTTTCGGGATCAATCGAAACGGCGAGTGGCACGGTCCGGACAGAGTTCAGTTGTGGTGTACGGTCGGTGCGGACGCCGAATACGAGGACTTTGCAAAGCGAAATTTCTTGCCCCATTTCCTCGATGTTGACCGTGTCGATGCCGAGGATGTCGCTGTCGTGCAAGCAAGCGGCGAACTCGCACTGTAG
- a CDS encoding RNA-guided endonuclease TnpB family protein: MAKQVVTRTYTASIRNQSRVQDDLDALGFAASKLWNVGRWTCSRVWDEGDHIPNHNELTTYLKSHERYDDLHSQSSQRVLQELAEAFNGWYGKRLNGDKRANPPGYRKHGDDHPRSTVTFKAAGFKLDTKYNRVRLSQGSNLKDYWSDFILCKYQTQPDVDLSAVENVQQLRAVWTGEEWELHFVCKVEIKAAESPGEKTVGVDLGISNFAALAYEDGHAELYPLNCLKQDDYYFSKRLAQCDDSNSEQATRLNHKKSERRTHYFHTLSKHIVQRCVEECVGTIVVGDLSGVREDDKTEESQNWGKHGNLDLHSWAFDRFTDLLTYKAEMEGISVEQVSERDTSKSCSCCGRTRKPNRVERGLYVCDECGTTANADVNGAENIRQKVSPSLACDGGDRSNGWLAQPSTFLFDKETGAFAPQEQVTS, from the coding sequence ATGGCGAAACAGGTTGTCACCCGCACTTATACTGCTTCCATCAGGAACCAGTCACGGGTGCAAGACGACCTTGACGCCCTCGGGTTTGCCGCCTCGAAACTCTGGAACGTCGGACGGTGGACGTGCAGCCGGGTCTGGGATGAGGGCGATCATATTCCAAACCACAACGAACTCACCACCTACCTGAAGTCGCACGAACGCTACGATGATCTACATTCTCAGTCAAGTCAGCGAGTCCTTCAAGAACTCGCTGAGGCGTTCAACGGCTGGTACGGCAAACGACTCAACGGAGACAAGAGAGCGAACCCACCCGGCTACCGTAAACACGGCGACGACCACCCACGAAGCACGGTGACGTTCAAAGCCGCTGGCTTTAAACTTGACACTAAATACAACCGCGTTCGACTCTCCCAAGGTTCAAACCTCAAGGACTACTGGTCGGACTTCATCCTCTGTAAGTACCAGACGCAGCCCGATGTTGACCTCTCCGCCGTGGAGAACGTCCAGCAACTGCGGGCCGTCTGGACTGGCGAGGAGTGGGAACTACACTTCGTATGCAAAGTCGAGATCAAGGCGGCCGAATCTCCCGGCGAGAAGACCGTCGGTGTTGATCTCGGGATCAGCAACTTCGCCGCGCTCGCCTACGAGGACGGCCACGCCGAGCTGTATCCGCTCAACTGTCTGAAGCAGGACGACTACTACTTCAGCAAGCGACTCGCTCAGTGTGATGACTCGAACTCCGAACAAGCCACGCGGTTGAACCACAAGAAATCGGAGCGTCGCACACACTACTTCCATACGCTCTCGAAACATATCGTCCAGCGATGTGTCGAGGAGTGTGTTGGAACGATTGTGGTTGGTGACCTCTCCGGCGTCCGCGAGGACGATAAGACCGAAGAGTCGCAGAACTGGGGCAAGCACGGCAACCTAGATCTGCACTCGTGGGCGTTCGACCGCTTCACAGACTTGCTCACCTACAAAGCCGAGATGGAGGGCATCTCGGTTGAGCAGGTGTCCGAACGCGATACATCGAAGTCGTGTTCGTGCTGTGGTCGCACGCGGAAGCCAAACCGCGTCGAGCGCGGGTTGTACGTGTGCGATGAGTGCGGAACGACGGCAAACGCGGACGTGAATGGTGCCGAGAACATTCGACAGA